The Juglans regia cultivar Chandler chromosome 2, Walnut 2.0, whole genome shotgun sequence genome includes a window with the following:
- the LOC109014505 gene encoding uncharacterized protein LOC109014505: MSPNNQQRFKGSRDGGGRSTGRTPAGCTQQSSARGGSRPYVRNGQPTRITCFRCGGPNHKADTCCATDEEAEQYQAFLVQTGDTTDETWFPDTGANNHMTPTTTDAQGPEDEICVV, encoded by the exons ATGAGCCCCAATAACCAGCAGAGGTTCAAAGGCTCCCGTGATGGAGGTGGACGCTCTACAGGTCGCACACCAGCTGGATGTACACAGCAATCTTCTGCCCGTGGAGGTAGTAGGCCATATGTTCGTAATGGCCAACCGACCCGTATCACTTGTTTTAGATGTGGAGGTCCCAATCACAAAGCAGACACTTGTTGTGCCACAGATGAAGAGGCTGAACAATATCAAGCCTTCCTTGTTCAAACTGGAGATACCACAGACGAAACTTGGTTTCCCGACACAGGAGCAAATAATCACATGACTCCCACCACTACTGATGCTCAAG GACCTGAAGACGAAATATGTGTTGTTTAA
- the LOC109014501 gene encoding pentatricopeptide repeat-containing protein At2g13600-like, giving the protein MKRLGQSIKTLLTNGLYSQALKASTAPIPYLIDQTYALFIKSGHPLDPYLSATLISHFSKLGDFSRATNLFSDTQNPDTVSFNALISGFARFRLPKLVFELFGTLRHLGLKPDVFTLSSLVKACERLEENEAAHGVCLRMGFGSGAYLVSGFIENYARAGDVEKAEKCFGECLEVDNVVWTAMVCGYVWNGEFEKGKEVFVGMRGLAMELNEFCLTGVLGALFDVREGEQVHGIAVKMGLLFGASIHLNNAIMSMYSKRGNKVAAVRVFDEIADPDVVSWTERIGAACDGVEALELFQELHSGDLELNEHTMINVLSAIAGPRLLIFGRQVQALCHKVGFLQVICVSNALVSMYGKCGQTNDARRTFDDMLLRDSVSWNSIINVYSENGFSGEAFEVLSQMRGLWIQPNEYTLASILEVVSNSNSVEEAMQIHSHLIKCGFMSDDSMVSCLITTYGKCSGISESKEVLSEIDGINVVHLKAMAATYVYAGCHADAIKLFHTSRSLYLNVDITIFSIVLKACGAMTDLVQGKVVHSLCLKFGFDQDSFIESAVVDMYCKCGSIGDAEKAFGITYKDNSAAWNAMMMGYAQHGCFHEVSRLFNKMYEFGIEPDEITFLAVLTSCCHAGLVREAHTYLNSMFQLHGLIPHLEHYACMVDLLGRVGLLEDAKRTIDQMPIHPDAQIWQILLSACNIHGNVDLGNVAARKLLELQPENESAYLLLSNLYASAGMWNAVGQMRKEMKEKLVRKEPGSSWIQVGGSVHYHFAGDTSHPASKEIYTVLRRLYQHILALPKLEQKNAFLLEI; this is encoded by the coding sequence TTGACCAAACCTACGCTCTCTTTATAAAGTCCGGCCATCCCCTGGATCCATACCTCTCCGCCACTCTCATCTCCCACTTCTCCAAACTCGGAGATTTCTCACGAGCTACTAATTTATTTTCCGACACCCAGAACCCCGACACAGTCTCCTTCAATGCTCTCATTTCCGGTTTCGCCAGGTTTCGCCTACCCAAATTAGTTTTCGAGCTATTTGGCACGTTGAGACATCTGGGTCTGAAACCTGACGTGTTTACTTTGAGCTCTTTGGTGAAAGCTTGTGAGAGGTTGGAGGAAAACGAAGCTGCCCATGGAGTTTGTTTGAGAATGGGGTTTGGCTCAGGCGCGTATTTGGTGAGTGGGTTTATTGAGAATTATGCAAGAGCTGGTGATGTTGAAAAGGCCGAGAAGTGTTTTGGGGAGTGTTTGGAAGTCGATAATGTGGTTTGGACGGCGATGGTCTGTGGGTATGTGTGGAATGGGGAGTTTGAAAAGGGTAAGGAGGTTTTTGTGGGGATGAGGGGTTTGGCTATGGAGCTGAATGAGTTTTGCTTGACTGGGGTGCTTGGCGCATTGTTTGATGTCAGAGAAGGGGAGCAAGTTCATGGGATTGCTGTTAAGATGGGTTTATTATTTGGCGCTTCGATACATTTGAACAACGCGATTATGAGCATGTATAGTAAACGTGGGAATAAGGTGGCTGCTGTTAGGGTGTTTGATGAAATTGCTGATCCAGATGTTGTATCTTGGACTGAGAGGATAGGAGCTGCTTGTGATGGTGTGGAAGCTTTGGAATTGTTTCAAGAATTGCACTCCGGAGATTTGGAGTTGAATGAGCATACAATGATCAATGTTTTGTCTGCCATTGCTGGCCCAAGGCTCTTAATTTTTGGTAGGCAAGTCCAAGCACTTTGCCACAAGGTGGGGTTTTTGCAGGTGATTTGTGTTAGCAACGCATTAGTATCCATGTATGGGAAGTGTGGTCAAACGAATGATGCTAGGCGCACTTTTGATGATATGCTTCTTCGGGATTCTGTATCTTGGAATTCTattattaatgtgtattctGAAAATGGATTCAGTGGTGAGGCTTTCGAGGTGCTTTCTCAGATGCGTGGTCTTTGGATACAACCAAATGAGTATACTCTGGCTAGCATTCTTGAAGTGGTTTCGAACTCAAATTCTGTAGAGGAGGCAATGCAAATCCATTCACATTTGATTAAATGTGGCTTCATGTCAGATGATTCCATGGTGTCTTGCTTGATAACAACATACGGTAAATGCAGTGGGATTTCTGAATCAAAAGAGGTGCTGTCTGAGATTGATGGTATTAATGTGGTACATCTCAAGGCAATGGCAGCTACCTATGTTTATGCTGGTTGTCATGCCGATGCTATAAAATTGTTCCACACCTCAAGAAGTTTGTACCTTAATGTGGACATCACAATCTTCAGTATTGTCCTTAAAGCTTGTGGTGCTATGACAGATTTGGTACAAGGAAAAGTGGTCCACTCTCTGTGTCTCAAATTTGGATTTGATCAGGACAGCTTCATTGAAAGCGCGGTTGTTGACATGTACTGTAAGTGTGGAAGCATAGGTGATGCAGAGAAGGCTTTTGGGATTACATATAAAGACAACTCGGCTGCTTGGAATGCCATGATGATGGGATATGCTCAACACGGCTGTTTTCATGAAGTTTCCAGGCTTTTTAATAAGATGTACGAATTTGGAATAGAACCGGATGAGATAACTTTTCTTGCAGTTCTTACTTCATGCTGTCATGCTGGGCTGGTGAGAGAAGCACATACGTACTTAAACTCTATGTTTCAACTTCATGGATTAATCCCACATTTAGAACACTATGCCTGTATGGTTGACCTGCTTGGTCGAGTTGGACTCCTGGAAGATGCAAAGAGGACAATCGATCAAATGCCCATTCACCCTGATGCTCAAATCTGGCAGATTCTTCTATCAGCTTGCAACATCCACGGCAATGTAGATCTAGGGAATGTTGCAGCCAGAAAACTTCTTGAGCTGCAGCCTGAGAATGAATCTGCCTATCTTCTTCTATCAAATCTATATGCTTCTGCTGGTATGTGGAATGCCGTTGGGCAGAtgaggaaagaaatgaaagaaaaactaGTTCGCAAAGAACCTGGTTCTAGTTGGATTCAAGTTGGGGGATCTGTGCATTACCATTTTGCTGGTGACACGTCACATCCTGCGAGTAAAGAAATATATACGGTGCTAAGAAGGCTGTATCAGCACATACTAGCATTACCAAAACTAGAACAAAAAAATGCTTTTCTACTGGAAATATGA